DNA from Fundidesulfovibrio terrae:
ATCGACGGCCTGATGGACAAGTACATGGATGACATGGTGGACAGCCTCAAGTCCGCCATCACCCAGGCCGTGGAAAAGGAACTTTCGCGCTCGCTCACCCGGTCGCTTCTGCAGAGCGAATTCTACAAGCGCATAAGCGACGACATGCGCAACGGCCTGCAGTCCATCTACAAGGAGCTCTCCAACGCCCGCCAGGAGGAGTCCGGAACCGGCATCGTCAAGGAGAAGAAACGCGCCGACCAGCTCTTCAGCGAGGCCGCCGACCAGCTGGACAAGATCCTCTCCACCACCGAGCAGGCCACCGGCGAGATCATGGACATCGTGGAAAAGCACATGGATATGCAGTCCAAGTCCAACCAGATCCTGCACAGCCTGAAGTCCGGCGGCGTCACCAAGGAGCAGTTGGGCGACCTGCGCGAGATGAGCGATTCGCTCAACGCCGACCTCATGACCATCATGACCACCCTCTCCTTCCAGGACCTCACCGGCCAGCGCATCAAGCGCATCATCGGGGCCATCAAGAACGTGGAGGCCATCGTGCTGGACCTCTACCTCTCCACGGGGCTCAAGGTGAAGGCCCACGAGGAGGCTCCGGACATGGACCTGGACCAGATCGAAGCCGAGGCGGACAAGAAGGTCAACGAGCTGAAAGGCCCCCAGGTGGGGACCAGCCAGGCCAGCGTGGACGATTTGCTGGCGTCGCTTGGCATGTAGGAGGATCAGGTGCTGCCGCCGGGCTATCGGCGGCGCAGTGCGGACGAATGTTTAACGGGGGCTTCGCGCCCCCGTCTTCATTCCGCCCTGGCGCCGTACTGCTTCTGCCACTCGTCCAGAAAGAGAATCGCCGTCTCCACGGGCGTCAGCTTGCCCGCCTTGGCCCGTAACGCCCAGACCAGATCCTTGAAGGGCGCGTCTTCGGTGAGTCCGAGCCCGGCCAGGAGCCCCCTGGCCTCTTCGCGGTAGGCTTCGGGCAGGGCCGCAAGCGCTCCCTGGCCCTCCCGCGGCGCGGGCCAGCCATCCAGGCGCTCTTCCAGAAAGGCGAGCAGGGTTTTCATGCGCGCCTGGTAGGTGTGCTCCTTGAGCGCCCGCTCCCTGGCCCTGCGGGCGTACGCCTCGCGCTCCTCCGGAGCGGCAAGGAAGCGCCGCACGCCGTCCTTCAGCCCCTCCATGGAGGTGAACGTGGCCAGTTCGTCCGGGGCGAACAGCTCCGGCAGAAGCGTCCGCTCGTCCACCAACTGGAAGGCCCCGCACATGGCCAGCTCGAAGGTGCGGGGGTTCACGAAATCGCCGCCGGACACCAGCTCCTTGGCCGAAACGCTCGAATGCAGGTTCAGGTTCACGCTGGTGGCGTTGAAAATCTTCACGCTGTCCTCGGAGGATATGCGCTCGCCGCCGCGCTGCACCAGCTGCGCCAGCACCTCGTCTCCCTCCCAGTCCGAACCCCAGATCTTAAGGCCAGTGCCCATGAGTTCCTTGAAGGCGGCCCGCCGGTTGGGGTAGCCCGCGCCCAAAAAGGCCACGTCCGCGCCGAAGACGCGCTTTTCCGCCGAGGTGAGCTCCAAGGGCTTGTGGAACTCAGGGTCGGCTGCAAGCGGCAGATACAGCCCGTTCTTCTGGCCGACCTCCCCGAGCTTGGAGAGCAGCGGCTCCTTCTGGATCACGGCGAAGGCGTCGTACTGGGCGGCGTAGCTCTCCCAGTAGGTGAAGAGCCTGAAATCCTCCACGAACCACATGACCGAGGGGATGCCCGCCTGCCTGAGGCGCTTGAGCACCTGCCGGGTCAGGGGGGCCTGGGCCATGGCCAGCACCAGATCGGGCTGGAAGGTCTCGGCCTTGCTCATGATGGCCTGGGCCACCACCTGCAAAAAGGCGTGCTCCAGGTAGTCCAACCGCTCGGTGGTGACGCGCAGATTCTTGAGCGCCGAGAAAGCGCCGAAAAAGTCCGGGGCCTCGAAAGTCTCGGCCACGTGGCCGAGCCCGGCCAGGGCCCGGGCGCAATACCGGCCTATGGGCAGCGAGCCGCCGTAGAGCGGCAGGACCACGAGCACGCGCAGGGGACGGTTCATAGGTGTTCACGCAACCCTTGAGGTTTATCCAGCATGAAATCGGGCTCTTCAACCAGACGTTCGGCCAGGTCCGGCGCAGGGGAGGCCGTCTGACCGGCCTCGATGCCCAGGTGGCGGCACAGGAACGAGCGCACCCGGGCGCGCTCGGCCGCCCCGGCGTCGGTTCCCGTGAAGGCTTTGCAGACTACGCCCAGCGCGTCCAGCTCCGTGCGGAATCCGATCATCCCGGCCGGGGGATCGCCCTTGGCCTTTTCGGCCACCAGGCGCAGGAACTCGCGGCGCTTGAACGGCTCCAGGCAGGCCTGCCCGCAGGGGCACGGCGCGGACTCCAGGCACGGCGTGCAGGGCAGCACCGCCTGCCAGACCGTGTGTCCGGCGCCGTAGGGGCCGGTCTCGTGGCACCAGGCCGAGGAGAGGAACGTGGCCGTCACCGGCACGCCCAGGTGGGCGGCCAGGTGCATGATGCCGGTGTCCGGGGTGAGCACGCGGTCCAGGCCGGACACCACGTCGGCAAGCTCGTCCCAGCCGGTCCTGCCGGTCAGGTCCACCACCATCTCGGCCACCCTGGCCGGAAGGCGCACCGTGAGCTCACGGGCGCAGGCGCGTTCCGCCGCCGTGCCCAGAAGGTAGATCTTCGGCGTCTTCGCGACCGGCACCATGGCCTGCACCACGGAAGCCAGCACCTCCGGGGGGAGCGAGCGCCGGGCGCTGCGTCCGGCCATGGCCACGCCGAGCCCGCCGCCCTTGGGCGCGGCGTTGGGGTTCACACCCGCGGTGTCGGCCATGGGCAGCGAGAATCCGGCCCAGAAGTCGGCCAGGTTGACCGCCGCCTGCCTGCGGTTCTTGGTCCAGCGAAAGGCCATAGCCGCCCAGGGGTCGCGCACGGGCTGTCCCGCGTCCAGGCGGTAGCCGCGCACCGCGTCCGGATCGAACAGGGCGCTCACCGCCAGGCTCATGCCCGCGAAATTGAGGTTGTAGACCCGGTGGAACCGGACCTCGGCGAGGGCGGCCAGGGTGGACTTCAGGGCCATGGGGTCGGGCTGCGAATGGGAGTTCACCGTATGGACGGTGACCCCGGGATAGACGAGGGCGGCAAGACGGGCCAAGGATGCGTCCACCAGCAGGTGGACGCCCAGGCCTTTCGCCTGCAGGCCCCTGACCAGGCGCTTGGTCTGGATCAGGTCCCCGAAGCGGGCCAGCTGCATGACCAGGACGGGCTTCATGGTCTTTTGGATTATCCCAAGGCCGGGGGGAAAGAAAGTGGCTTTGCGCGCGGGGCGGGATTTGTTATGGTGCCCGCCCATGCGATACTATCCCCTATTCGCGGACCTTACCCGCAAGCGCTGCCTCGTGGTCGGCGCTGGCGAGGTGGGCCGCCGCAAGATCGGCACCCTGGCCGCCTGCGGAGCCAGCGAAGTCCTGGTCCTGGACACCCGCGCCCCCGACGCCGACCTCCAGGAAACCCTGGCCCTGCCCGCCGTGACCTTCGAGCAGCGCTCCTTCGAGGACTCCGACCTGGACGGGCGTTTCCTGGTGATCGCCTCCACGTCCAACGAGGAGCTCAACTGGCGCATCAGCCGAGCCTGCGAGTCACGCGGCATCCTGTGCAACATCGTGGACCAGCCCGAGAAGTGCAGCTTCATCGTGCCGGCCCTGTTCACCCAGGGGGACCTCACCGTGGCCATCTCCACCGGCGGCGGCTCCCCGGCCCTGGCCCGCAAGATCCGCAAGGGCCTGGGCGATTTCCTGGGCTCGGAATACGGGGCGGTGCTTACGCTCATGAGCCGCCTGCGCCCCCAGGTGCTGGAGCTGGGCCTGGGTTCGCCCAAGAACGCCGTCATCTTCCGGGGGCTTCTGGACTCGGGGCTTCTGGAAGCCCTGGAGAGCAAGGATTCGGCCAAGGCGGCCGAGCTTCTGGCCGCGCACATCCCCACTGAACTGCATTCCCGCATCCCGGAGATTCTGGATGGGCTTTGCTGAGCTGATCCTCTACTTCGTGCTCGCCCTGTACCTCGTGGGCAGCGGCGGGCACATCTGCGGCATCCTCACCCGCAAGGAGCGCCCCCGGGCCCTGGGCGGCGTGGTCTCGGGCGCGGGCTTCGCCCTGCACGGGCTTTCCCTGGGGATCATGCTGGCCCAGACCCCGTCGCTGGCCCTTGCCAGCGGCGAGTTCTACCTGAGCCTGTTCTCCTGGAGCCTCCTGCTGGTTCTCTTCATCCTGTGGGTGAAGCTCAAGCTCTCGTTCCTGGGGCTCATCGCCACGCCCCTGGCCCTGGTGATCCTTTTGGGCTCCCAGGCGGTCACGGCGGCCCGCCTTCCCCTGCCTCCGGCCCTTGCCGGGCTCTTCTTCGGGCTGCACATCGGCACGCTCTTCGCCTCCATGGGGCTCATGGCCATGGCCTGCGCGGCCGGCATCGCCTATCTCAAGCTGGAAAAACGCATCAAATCCAAGGAAAAACTCACCGGCGTCTGGGCGTCGCTGCCGTCGCTGGACAAGCTGGACGCGGCCAACCGCCTGGCGGTGACCGTGGGGTTCCCGCTCTACACCATCGGACTCGTCTCCGGATTCCTCTGGGCCGGGATCACCTGGAAGCACTTCTTCTCCTGGGATCCCAAGGAAGTGGCGGCGGTGTTCGTGTGGCTCCTTTTCGCCTACCTGTTCCACCAGCGCATGGCCCTGGGCTGGCGCGGCAGGAAGACGGCGTGGCTGGCCATCTGGGTTTTCGGGCTGTGCCTGGCCTCGATGCTCGGGATCAACTTCTTCGTCAAGACGCACCATAGTTTCGCCTGATGCAGCACGACATCCATCTTTTCGGCCTGAACCACCGCACGGCCGGCGTCGAGGTGCGGGAATGCTTCGCCCTGTCCGACCAGGAGCGTTTCGAGGAGTGCGTTCTCTCCTTGGGGCGCGCCGTGGACGAGGTCATGGTGCTTTCCACCTGCAACCGCGTGGAGATACTGGTGGTTTCCCCACGCGGCTCGGGGGTTTCGGAAAAGGTTCTCGAATGCTGGGCGCGAGCCAGCGGCAGGCATTCGCCGGACCTGGCTCCCCACGTCTACGAACATCGCGGCCTGGAGGCCGTGGAGCACCTCTTCCAGGTGGCCTCGGGGCTGGACTCCATGGTGCTGGGCGAGCCGCAGATCCTGGGCCAGCTCAAGCAGGCGTACAAAGCCTCGGTGGACCGGGGCCAGGCCAAGGTGGTGGTCAACCGCCTGCTGCACAAGACATTTTCCGTGGCCAAGCGGGTGCGCACCGAGACCGGCATCGGCACCAGCGCCGTGTCCATCAGCTACGCCGCCGTGGAGCTGGCCAAGCGCATCTTCGGGGACATGGCCGACAAGAAGGCCATGCTCATAGGCGCAGGCGAGATGGCCGAGCTTGCCGCCACCCATCTGGTGGGCGCGGGCGTGCGTTCGCTGTGCGTGGTCAACCGCACCCTCTCGCGCGCCGAGGAGCTGGCCAAACGCTTCAAGGGCAAGGCCTACGCCTTCGCCGAGCTGATCGACCGGCTGCCCGAGGTGGACATCGTCATCACCTCCACCGGCTCCACCGAGCCCATCATCCGGGCGCGCGACATCAAGGACGTGCTGAAGAAGCGCAAGTACCGGCCCATGTTCTTCATCGACATCGCCGTGCCGCGCGACATCGACCCGGACATCAACAGCCTGGACAACATCTACCTCTACGACATCGACGACCTCAAGGAAGTGGTGGAGGAGAACAAGGCCCAGCGCCAGACCGAAGCCGAAAAGGCCCGGGAGATCGTCAAGAGCGAATCGATCAAATTCGGCCATTGGCTTGACTCGCTGGACCTGCAGCCCACCATCGTGGACCTTCTCTCGCGCGGCGAGGCGCTGGCCCGCAAGGAACTCAAGAGGACCCTCAAGCGCCTGGGGCCGGACTGTCCGGACGAGGTGCGGCTGGCCATGGAGACCCTGGCCCTGGCCGTGGCCCGCAAGCTCCACCACGATCCGCTGGTGTTCCTGAAGCGCCGCGCCCAGGAGGAATCCGGCGAGCGATTCCTGGACCTGGCCCGGCGCATGTTCAATCTCGACCAGGACACGGTGCCGCCAGACGCGCACCAGGACCGCAAACCAGGCTCGGAGGATTAGATGCGCGCCTACACCATCGACGAACTGAGCGACGAGGACGTCGTCCGGATCGAAGACCGCCTGACGCAGAAAGGCTGGACCGGATCCATAAAAGGCATGTACTATGTGCCCATCCCGGAGGAGTTCCTGGGGCCCGAGCAGCGCGAGCACCTGGAGTCGTGCGGGCCGTTCTTCCTGCCCCTGGAGACCGGCGACGGCTGGGTGCGCCTGGAGCTTCTGGTCAGGGCGCGCCAGATTCTGCGCTGCTCGTGCATCGCCTACGCCAACCCCGGCCTGCGCGAACACATGGTGGACATGATCGACAGCCTCATCCGGGATCTCGACATCGCCGTCTAGGAGTGCCCCATGGCCAAAGTCCAGTGGTCCGAAGAGCTTTCCGTAAACATCCAGGAAATCGACCTGCAGCACCGCCAGCTGGTGGCGCTCATCGCGGAGCTGGAAACGGCCCTGGCCGAGGGCCACGGCAAGGACGTCCTCGGAGGGGTCATCAAGGAGCTCAACGCCTACGTGCGTGAGCATTTCACCACCGAAGAGCGCCTGATGCGCAAGTACGGCTTCCCCGGCCTTCCGGCCCACGCAGCGCAGCACGAGGCGTTCATCGAAAAGCTCCTCCACGTGGAGCTCGACTACCTGGGCGGCAAGGCCGACCTCCCCGAAGACCTCTTCGACTACCTCATGGACTGGCTCAAAGTGCACGTCACCGGCTTCGACCAGCTCTACGCCAGCTACTTCCTGGAGCGGGGCCTCGTCTGATCCCATGCCGATCCCGGCGGGCTTGAGTGACCTGACTCCCTGGGGGGCGCGTCTGTGCCTGCGCACGGAAGCCTTCATCAGGGAACTGGGCCCGCAGGGCCTGGAAGGCGGCACGCTCGTGCTGGCCGTATCTGGCGGCCTGGACTCCACGGCCATGGCCGTGATCGCAAAGCTTCTCGCCCCCCGCCTGGGCGTTCGCCTGCGGGCCGCGCACCTAGACCACCTGCTTCGTCCGGAATCAGGCGGCGACGCCCTCTTCTGCCGCTCCCTCTGCGGGGAGCTGGGCATCCCCCTGGACGATGCCTCCCGGGACGTGAAGGCCCTTGCCGCCGATTGGAAGACCGGCATCGAGGACGCGGGACGCCGGGCGCGCTACGCCTGGCTCGAGGAAATCCGCCATAACGCCGGGGCCTGCGCCGTGAGCTGCGCCCATCATCTGGACGACCTGGCCGCGGACCAGCTCATGCGCCTGATCCGGGGGGCCGGCTGGCCCGCCCTGGGCGGCATGCCCGCCTGGGACCCGCGCAGGCATGTGCTGCGCCCCCTGCTCCTCACCCCCAAGGCGGACCTGCGCCGCCTGCTGGCGGAGTCCGGCCTGTCCTGGCGCGAGGACGCGAGCAACGCAGACCACGACTTTACCCGCAACCGGGTGCGCCTGAACATCCTTCCGCTCATGGCTCGTGAAAATCCGGACTATCTCGGCAGCGCGGCCGAGCTCTGGAGGCAGGCCAGGATGGACGAAAACCACTGGAATGAAGAGGTGTTGAAGGCCACACCACAGGCTGGAGGCCCAGGTTGGAGCTTTCTGGACGACGCCATCCTGCGGGCATCGAGCCAGGCCCTGCGGCTGCGCCTCTACAAGCGGGCCGTGGAGGCCCTGGGCCCCGGGCAACCCCTCTCCGCCGCCCTGCACGGCCTGGACGAAGCCTGGCGCAACCGTGCGACAGGAAAGCGCTTTCAGTTTCCGGGCGGCAAAGAGGCCCATGTGGAACGCGGCGGCATCCGCTTCCAACCCGGACCGGAACCCGGCGTTGACACTTCGGGGTCCGGGGGGTAGAGATTCCCGATTGTTATTTTTTATACAAGGAGGCGGCGCGTGAATATCCTGATCTTCGGGCCCAACGGCAGCGGTAAGGGAACCCAGGGTTCCCTGGTGAAAGACAAGTACAACCTGGCTCACATCGAGTCCGGCGGCATCTTCCGCGAGCACATCGGCGGCGGCACCGAGCTGGGCAAGAAGGCCAAGGCGTACATCGACCGCGGCGACCTCGTGCCCGACGACATCACCATCCCCATGGTGCTTGAGACCCTGAAGTCCAAGGGCGGCAGCGGCTGGCTCCTCGACGGCTTCCCCCGCAGCATCGTGCAGGCCCAGAAGCTCTGGGAAGCCCTGCAGGCCGCGAACGTGAAGCTCGACTACGTCATCGAGATCCTGCTGCCCCGCGAAGTGGCCAAGAACCGCATCATGGGCCGCCGCCTCTGCAAGAACGACAACAACCACCCCAACAATATCTTCATCGACGCCATCAAGCCCAACGGCGACAAGTGCCGGGTCTGCGGCGGCGATCTCTCCGCCCGCGCCGACGACCAGGACGAGGGCGCCATCGGCAAGCGCCACGACATCTACTACGACACCAAGACCGGCACCCTGGCCGCCGCCTACTTCTTCAAGGACCTGGCAGCCAAGGGCGTGAGCAAGTACATTGAACTGAACGGCGAAGGCTCCATCGGGGACATCAAGGACAAGCTGCTCTCTCAGCTGGCCTAGTTCCAAGCCATGCCATCACGGCCCCGGGGCTTTGCGCCCCGGGGCTTTTTTTAGGCCATGACCAAAACCGCCTCCATCGACGCCCTGCTCGCCCGCCTCGCGGCTGTCCCAGCCACCCGGTCCCTGGGAAACCCCTTCGCGGACTCGCGGCTCGCGGGCAATCTCAAGCTGTATCTGAATTTTCTCGCGGCGCGCCCCGCGCCCCTGGCCCTGATCGGCGAGGCCGCCGGACACCGGGGCTGTGCGCTTACCGGCATGCCCTTCACCAGCCCGGAAACCTTGCGCGACTGCCCGAACGCCTTCTTCGCCTCCCACCGGGAGCGGATGTTCCGCCAGGGGGAGATCTTTGAGCAGAGCGGGCGCTACGTGTGGGGCGTGGCCGACGCCCACGGCATCGTCCCGCTGCTCTGGAACGCCCTGCCCTTCCACCCGCACCAGCCCGGCAAGCCGCGCTCCAACCG
Protein-coding regions in this window:
- a CDS encoding protein phosphatase CheZ; translation: MTGPDTMIDGLMDKYMDDMVDSLKSAITQAVEKELSRSLTRSLLQSEFYKRISDDMRNGLQSIYKELSNARQEESGTGIVKEKKRADQLFSEAADQLDKILSTTEQATGEIMDIVEKHMDMQSKSNQILHSLKSGGVTKEQLGDLREMSDSLNADLMTIMTTLSFQDLTGQRIKRIIGAIKNVEAIVLDLYLSTGLKVKAHEEAPDMDLDQIEAEADKKVNELKGPQVGTSQASVDDLLASLGM
- a CDS encoding CgeB family protein, whose protein sequence is MNRPLRVLVVLPLYGGSLPIGRYCARALAGLGHVAETFEAPDFFGAFSALKNLRVTTERLDYLEHAFLQVVAQAIMSKAETFQPDLVLAMAQAPLTRQVLKRLRQAGIPSVMWFVEDFRLFTYWESYAAQYDAFAVIQKEPLLSKLGEVGQKNGLYLPLAADPEFHKPLELTSAEKRVFGADVAFLGAGYPNRRAAFKELMGTGLKIWGSDWEGDEVLAQLVQRGGERISSEDSVKIFNATSVNLNLHSSVSAKELVSGGDFVNPRTFELAMCGAFQLVDERTLLPELFAPDELATFTSMEGLKDGVRRFLAAPEEREAYARRARERALKEHTYQARMKTLLAFLEERLDGWPAPREGQGALAALPEAYREEARGLLAGLGLTEDAPFKDLVWALRAKAGKLTPVETAILFLDEWQKQYGARAE
- a CDS encoding glycosyltransferase family 9 protein codes for the protein MKPVLVMQLARFGDLIQTKRLVRGLQAKGLGVHLLVDASLARLAALVYPGVTVHTVNSHSQPDPMALKSTLAALAEVRFHRVYNLNFAGMSLAVSALFDPDAVRGYRLDAGQPVRDPWAAMAFRWTKNRRQAAVNLADFWAGFSLPMADTAGVNPNAAPKGGGLGVAMAGRSARRSLPPEVLASVVQAMVPVAKTPKIYLLGTAAERACARELTVRLPARVAEMVVDLTGRTGWDELADVVSGLDRVLTPDTGIMHLAAHLGVPVTATFLSSAWCHETGPYGAGHTVWQAVLPCTPCLESAPCPCGQACLEPFKRREFLRLVAEKAKGDPPAGMIGFRTELDALGVVCKAFTGTDAGAAERARVRSFLCRHLGIEAGQTASPAPDLAERLVEEPDFMLDKPQGLREHL
- a CDS encoding precorrin-2 dehydrogenase/sirohydrochlorin ferrochelatase family protein — protein: MRYYPLFADLTRKRCLVVGAGEVGRRKIGTLAACGASEVLVLDTRAPDADLQETLALPAVTFEQRSFEDSDLDGRFLVIASTSNEELNWRISRACESRGILCNIVDQPEKCSFIVPALFTQGDLTVAISTGGGSPALARKIRKGLGDFLGSEYGAVLTLMSRLRPQVLELGLGSPKNAVIFRGLLDSGLLEALESKDSAKAAELLAAHIPTELHSRIPEILDGLC
- the ccsA gene encoding cytochrome c biogenesis protein CcsA; this encodes MGFAELILYFVLALYLVGSGGHICGILTRKERPRALGGVVSGAGFALHGLSLGIMLAQTPSLALASGEFYLSLFSWSLLLVLFILWVKLKLSFLGLIATPLALVILLGSQAVTAARLPLPPALAGLFFGLHIGTLFASMGLMAMACAAGIAYLKLEKRIKSKEKLTGVWASLPSLDKLDAANRLAVTVGFPLYTIGLVSGFLWAGITWKHFFSWDPKEVAAVFVWLLFAYLFHQRMALGWRGRKTAWLAIWVFGLCLASMLGINFFVKTHHSFA
- the hemA gene encoding glutamyl-tRNA reductase, with product MQHDIHLFGLNHRTAGVEVRECFALSDQERFEECVLSLGRAVDEVMVLSTCNRVEILVVSPRGSGVSEKVLECWARASGRHSPDLAPHVYEHRGLEAVEHLFQVASGLDSMVLGEPQILGQLKQAYKASVDRGQAKVVVNRLLHKTFSVAKRVRTETGIGTSAVSISYAAVELAKRIFGDMADKKAMLIGAGEMAELAATHLVGAGVRSLCVVNRTLSRAEELAKRFKGKAYAFAELIDRLPEVDIVITSTGSTEPIIRARDIKDVLKKRKYRPMFFIDIAVPRDIDPDINSLDNIYLYDIDDLKEVVEENKAQRQTEAEKAREIVKSESIKFGHWLDSLDLQPTIVDLLSRGEALARKELKRTLKRLGPDCPDEVRLAMETLALAVARKLHHDPLVFLKRRAQEESGERFLDLARRMFNLDQDTVPPDAHQDRKPGSED
- a CDS encoding bacteriohemerythrin, whose product is MAKVQWSEELSVNIQEIDLQHRQLVALIAELETALAEGHGKDVLGGVIKELNAYVREHFTTEERLMRKYGFPGLPAHAAQHEAFIEKLLHVELDYLGGKADLPEDLFDYLMDWLKVHVTGFDQLYASYFLERGLV
- the tilS gene encoding tRNA lysidine(34) synthetase TilS, whose product is MSDLTPWGARLCLRTEAFIRELGPQGLEGGTLVLAVSGGLDSTAMAVIAKLLAPRLGVRLRAAHLDHLLRPESGGDALFCRSLCGELGIPLDDASRDVKALAADWKTGIEDAGRRARYAWLEEIRHNAGACAVSCAHHLDDLAADQLMRLIRGAGWPALGGMPAWDPRRHVLRPLLLTPKADLRRLLAESGLSWREDASNADHDFTRNRVRLNILPLMARENPDYLGSAAELWRQARMDENHWNEEVLKATPQAGGPGWSFLDDAILRASSQALRLRLYKRAVEALGPGQPLSAALHGLDEAWRNRATGKRFQFPGGKEAHVERGGIRFQPGPEPGVDTSGSGG
- a CDS encoding adenylate kinase, translated to MNILIFGPNGSGKGTQGSLVKDKYNLAHIESGGIFREHIGGGTELGKKAKAYIDRGDLVPDDITIPMVLETLKSKGGSGWLLDGFPRSIVQAQKLWEALQAANVKLDYVIEILLPREVAKNRIMGRRLCKNDNNHPNNIFIDAIKPNGDKCRVCGGDLSARADDQDEGAIGKRHDIYYDTKTGTLAAAYFFKDLAAKGVSKYIELNGEGSIGDIKDKLLSQLA
- a CDS encoding uracil-DNA glycosylase — protein: MTKTASIDALLARLAAVPATRSLGNPFADSRLAGNLKLYLNFLAARPAPLALIGEAAGHRGCALTGMPFTSPETLRDCPNAFFASHRERMFRQGEIFEQSGRYVWGVADAHGIVPLLWNALPFHPHQPGKPRSNRTPTNAELEMGEPFLTAILDIFTPSAVVAVGKKAEQSLRKLYPGLEFTTVRHPAMGGSTLFKAQMAAILKTS